The proteins below come from a single Gemmatimonadota bacterium genomic window:
- a CDS encoding iron-containing alcohol dehydrogenase, which produces MSTLHANDAQIAAQSDQELFFGQRARGGFSAPTRLIWGDNCAGPWLTLMAERTSSRCLVVCDPALEHKAPVVALRTALGARAIWLTNREMPETAWVSEHTAQLDWSSIGWVVAFGGGSALDSAKALLGEWLFDGGYDGVGMGTRRGQPTRAGITKPLFIAVPSTAGSGAETSRYVVCYDKSGARWKKSHGKSWSLVADVALLDPQMLAGAPPRVFAEPAFDAFVHCCESYVCQGEATDITRAVCLESIRTLSRVVRMLLTGNQLSMDDIAHLQVAACMAGVAISNARTGHVHEAGGAALEWCDGLTHAQTLWIFARRGFAQTARSEQGARLQQELAQAFGVTSMSDALAVWEQLLDRAGSLALISKSVAALAASPHIAEARASVVRRVADDAVWCSKESPSPITEADAEAMARCLDGTHGD; this is translated from the coding sequence ATGAGCACATTGCACGCAAACGACGCACAGATTGCCGCGCAGTCCGATCAAGAGCTGTTCTTTGGACAGCGTGCCCGCGGCGGATTTTCCGCGCCTACGCGACTCATCTGGGGCGACAACTGCGCCGGCCCATGGCTCACGCTCATGGCCGAGCGCACCAGCTCCCGCTGCCTCGTCGTGTGTGACCCGGCCCTCGAACACAAAGCACCGGTCGTCGCTTTGCGCACCGCACTCGGCGCACGCGCTATTTGGCTCACCAATCGCGAAATGCCTGAAACGGCGTGGGTGAGTGAACACACCGCGCAGTTGGACTGGTCTTCTATTGGCTGGGTCGTTGCCTTTGGCGGCGGGAGTGCGCTCGACAGCGCAAAGGCATTGCTCGGCGAGTGGCTGTTTGACGGCGGCTATGACGGCGTAGGAATGGGCACGCGGAGAGGGCAGCCCACGCGCGCCGGCATCACCAAGCCCCTGTTCATCGCGGTACCGTCCACCGCCGGGAGCGGCGCCGAAACGAGCCGCTATGTGGTGTGTTACGACAAGTCGGGCGCTCGCTGGAAAAAATCGCACGGAAAAAGCTGGTCGCTCGTGGCCGATGTGGCACTTCTCGACCCGCAGATGCTCGCGGGCGCGCCACCGCGCGTCTTTGCGGAACCCGCGTTCGACGCCTTTGTGCACTGCTGCGAATCGTATGTGTGCCAAGGCGAAGCCACGGACATTACGCGCGCCGTATGCCTCGAAAGCATTCGCACGCTGTCCCGTGTGGTGCGCATGTTGTTGACCGGCAACCAACTGTCGATGGACGACATCGCCCACTTACAGGTGGCGGCGTGCATGGCAGGCGTTGCGATTTCCAATGCGCGCACCGGACACGTACACGAAGCCGGCGGCGCTGCACTGGAGTGGTGCGACGGACTCACGCACGCGCAAACCCTCTGGATCTTTGCGCGCCGTGGGTTTGCGCAGACCGCACGTTCTGAACAGGGCGCGCGCCTTCAACAAGAACTTGCGCAGGCGTTTGGTGTCACGTCGATGTCGGACGCGCTCGCCGTGTGGGAACAGTTGCTCGATCGCGCGGGCAGTCTCGCACTCATTTCAAAGAGTGTGGCCGCTCTGGCGGCATCACCACACATCGCCGAGGCGCGCGCATCTGTCGTGCGACGCGTGGCCGACGACGCGGTGTGGTGCAGCAAGGAATCGCCGAGCCCCATTACCGAAGCCGATGCAGAGGCGATGGCGCGCTGTCTCGACGGCACACACGGTGACTGA